TGGCCTGAAATTGGAATTGTTGTAGTTCCAGCAGGCGGGAAGAATAATATAGATCGTCCAACGGTGATTTTTCGAGGACTTTCCATACCTACATATTTTATCTTTAATGCGGATTCACACCTTATTGGCAAAGAGAACACGGAAGAAGATGCGATAAATCGTAATCACAGATATCTTCGTTTAGCTGGTGTACCAATAGAAGATTTCCCGGATACTCAAGTTCATGAAACTTGGGCAGTATTTAAGGATACTCTTGAAGGAATATTAAAAAACGAACTTGGTGAAGATACATTTCTATCAATCCGAGAAGAAGTATCTTCTGAATTGGGATATGATAAGCCAAACCGCGTGATCAAAAACATTGAAGGGGCTGCACTCTTTATAGAACGCATATATGATAAGAAATATCGAATTCCAACTCTTGAAGAAATTATTGAAAAAATTACACAACTACAAAGAGATATAAGATAAAATGGGTCTGACTCCATATGATATTGCATATACGCTACGGATTATCACCTTTGCCTTTCGGTCGCAACATCGTATTTACTGGAAACGTTATCTGCGATTGTCCTAAAAAGAAAAACTTGTTTATGGTATGGACATGAAAATTCGTTACTACATTGATCCGGAAAATGGTCAACCCCACATCTATAACCACAATGTATCCAAAAGCGAAGTGGAAGATGTATTATTAAAACCCGGGGAAGACCGACATGGCACAGACGGTTCACGGATAGCTTTAGGTCAGACCCGTGCAGGGCGTTATCTCAGGGTAATTTACATTCCGGACGCAGAGCAAGAAAGTGTTTTTATCATAACAGCCTTTGAATTGACTGTAAGCCATTAGTAGCATATAAGCGCAGGAGGCGAAAGAAAGAATGAAGCAGAGTAAATTCCCAAAAGGATGGGATGAAGAGAGGGTACACAAAGTTCTGGCCCATTATGAAAAACAAACAGAAGAGGAAGCCTTAGCCGAGGATGGGGCAGCCTATGAGGACAGAACTCAGACTACAATAGATGTCCCTGTTGAATTAGTTCCTGCGGTCCGGGAACTTATTGCAAAGCATCAAACATTACGGGATCCGAAGATAACGGCAGATAACAGCGGATAAAGGAGAAATCAAAGGGAACTTTTTTGATTCTCATTATGAACCACCCAAACCTCATCAAAACCGGAAAATCCAACACCGTCGAATTCAAAGAAAAATTCGATGAACGGACCATCGAATCAGCAGTAGCTTTCGCCAATACAGCTGAAGGATGCTTAATAATCAAAGCGGAGGTGCCACGATGACCTCATTGTTCAAAGTATTTGTGAGTTCAGTGCAAAAAGAGCTTGAAGATGAACGGCTACTCATACAGAATCTCGTGAACACCGATCCGTTCCTATCAGCACATTGCACACCCGTACTTTATGAATATGAACCAGCATCCGCTGAAAAAGCTTTAGAAGGCTGCCTTAAGTCACTAAACAATTGCCAGGTGTATCTGTTAATCGTGGGCGTGCAGTATGGGACTCCGGCGGATGGACTATCGATAACTCACACTGAATACAGGTTCAGGAAACTGGTTGAAATGGGATTGGCTGAAAAACTGGGGGCTGGACGCTCCACTCGATACCGCCTAAAAAGCTGGTATAATCGTCAAGTAAATTCCGTTAATCGTAAAGTGAAAGGAAAATATGGTGAAGATAAATGGCATTTCCAATGTTTATTCATAGCCAAAGATGGGCAGGAAGGCAAGGAATGAACACATATCCTCGTGTGACCGATGAATGCCTGCAAATCCATCACAAGCCTTGTGA
Above is a window of Methanosarcinales archaeon DNA encoding:
- a CDS encoding ATP-dependent endonuclease, with protein sequence MVRKVPSPDSPVPQSIITCFSLDQAKGEVAKVYNAEPAGFTRESFRARAMPVMNTIVSEGFFADVVVVVEGLSEVGTLWKLQEVMKKNWPEIGIVVVPAGGKNNIDRPTVIFRGLSIPTYFIFNADSHLIGKENTEEDAINRNHRYLRLAGVPIEDFPDTQVHETWAVFKDTLEGILKNELGEDTFLSIREEVSSELGYDKPNRVIKNIEGAALFIERIYDKKYRIPTLEEIIEKITQLQRDIR
- a CDS encoding ATP-binding protein, whose translation is MNHPNLIKTGKSNTVEFKEKFDERTIESAVAFANTAEGCLIIKAEVPR